A single region of the Pontibacter kalidii genome encodes:
- a CDS encoding SusD/RagB family nutrient-binding outer membrane lipoprotein — protein sequence MKKKIYIALLSCLGLWSCEDFEELNVNPNVPSEATGTQLIANAALALPDLSSSPTGEFMAQYLAETQYVTASLYPAGGTSFYWLYQGPLMNLETVLNTPEIIKEGEGPVANQLAVAKILKAYYFWHTTDRWGDVPYSEALQGKLNFTPKYDTQESIYNNLFALLDEANQQIVPGKISNDIIYGGNIGQWQKLGNTIRLLMALRLSEVDPAKASVEFNKALEAGIMTSNADNLVFKHLKDANNQNYWYSQRVIQNREWWALTETLVNEMKPTDDPRLKVYGQPAKKSEQYVGLNFGETKNMNTDDYSLLGPAIYAQDAPVYLVTYAQALFAQAEAAHRGWIPGGEEAAAQFYNEAIKQSILQWTGSDEGVEELLAQPEVAFDPANAMEQIATQRWIHLFMHGYEAWAEYRRTGYPNNLVAPGGAAVPNRQMYPDLEAQNNAAHYNEAVQRQFGGTDGLYGQLWWDK from the coding sequence ATGAAAAAAAAGATATATATCGCGCTGTTGTCGTGCCTTGGGCTCTGGAGCTGCGAGGACTTCGAAGAGCTCAACGTAAACCCTAACGTTCCAAGCGAAGCAACAGGCACACAGCTAATAGCGAATGCCGCGCTGGCACTACCTGACCTGAGCTCCTCCCCAACTGGTGAGTTTATGGCGCAGTACCTAGCCGAAACACAATATGTAACTGCCTCCCTTTATCCTGCAGGCGGAACCAGCTTCTACTGGTTGTACCAGGGCCCCCTCATGAACCTGGAGACAGTGCTGAACACCCCTGAAATTATTAAAGAAGGGGAGGGACCTGTTGCCAATCAATTAGCTGTGGCAAAAATACTCAAGGCTTACTACTTCTGGCACACGACCGACCGGTGGGGCGATGTGCCATACTCTGAAGCCTTGCAGGGCAAACTGAACTTTACACCAAAGTATGATACTCAGGAGTCGATTTACAATAACTTATTCGCTCTATTGGATGAAGCTAATCAGCAGATTGTTCCAGGCAAGATTAGTAACGATATAATTTATGGCGGCAATATCGGCCAGTGGCAAAAGCTGGGTAACACCATTCGCCTTTTAATGGCTCTCCGTCTGTCTGAGGTAGATCCTGCCAAAGCTAGCGTTGAGTTTAACAAGGCGCTGGAAGCTGGCATCATGACATCCAACGCAGACAACCTGGTATTCAAACACCTGAAAGATGCCAATAACCAAAACTACTGGTACAGCCAAAGGGTAATACAAAATCGCGAATGGTGGGCCTTGACTGAAACCCTTGTAAATGAGATGAAGCCGACTGATGACCCCCGTCTAAAAGTGTACGGGCAGCCGGCCAAAAAATCAGAGCAGTATGTAGGCTTGAATTTTGGTGAAACTAAAAATATGAACACCGACGACTACTCGCTGCTCGGTCCCGCTATTTATGCACAGGATGCCCCTGTTTATCTGGTTACCTATGCGCAAGCGCTTTTCGCGCAGGCTGAGGCGGCGCATCGTGGCTGGATACCGGGTGGCGAGGAAGCGGCCGCTCAATTCTATAACGAGGCCATTAAGCAGTCGATTCTGCAATGGACTGGGAGTGATGAGGGTGTTGAAGAGCTTCTTGCACAGCCTGAGGTAGCTTTTGACCCTGCCAATGCCATGGAGCAGATCGCTACGCAGCGCTGGATACACCTGTTCATGCATGGTTACGAGGCTTGGGCTGAGTATAGAAGAACCGGCTATCCAAATAACCTGGTTGCGCCAGGCGGTGCTGCTGTTCCAAACAGACAGATGTACCCAGACCTGGAGGCGCAAAATAATGCCGCCCATTACAACGAGGCCGTACAGCGCCAGTTTGGCGGTACTGACGGTCTGTACGGTCAGCTATGGTGGGATAAATAA
- a CDS encoding dipeptide epimerase produces the protein MKLTIRSFDLPLKHTFTISYDSRDTQPTMIVELEQNGHKGYGEATSNPYYGFTIDSMTAALESIRTQIEATELEKPEDFWAQMQPHLAGHPFALCALDMAANDLYGKLQGQPLHKLWGLNTDHNPLTNYTIGIDTIENMVKKLKEMPWPLYKIKLGTKEDVAIITELRKHTDAVFRVDANCAWGVEETIQNAKQLKPLGVEFIEQPMRADDMEGMKQVYQQSVLPLIADESCITESDVAKCVGHFHGVNVKLVKCGGLTPARRMLKEARELGLKTMVGCMTESTVGISAIAQLLPMLDFVDMDGPLLISKDIARGITIDDGKIRYSSVNGTGAELIA, from the coding sequence ATGAAACTTACCATCCGGTCCTTCGACCTGCCGCTTAAGCATACCTTCACCATTTCCTACGACTCCCGCGATACGCAGCCGACCATGATTGTGGAGCTGGAGCAGAACGGGCACAAAGGCTACGGCGAGGCCACCAGCAACCCATACTATGGCTTCACGATAGATAGTATGACAGCGGCGCTGGAGAGCATCCGCACCCAGATCGAGGCGACAGAGCTGGAGAAGCCGGAGGATTTCTGGGCACAGATGCAGCCGCATCTGGCCGGCCACCCATTCGCGCTTTGCGCACTCGACATGGCCGCCAACGACCTGTACGGCAAGCTGCAGGGGCAGCCGCTGCATAAACTATGGGGGCTGAACACAGACCATAACCCGCTCACCAACTACACCATCGGCATCGACACTATCGAGAACATGGTAAAAAAGCTGAAAGAGATGCCCTGGCCGCTCTACAAGATAAAGCTGGGCACAAAGGAGGATGTGGCTATAATCACGGAGCTGCGCAAGCATACCGATGCCGTGTTCAGGGTGGATGCCAACTGCGCCTGGGGCGTGGAGGAAACCATCCAGAACGCAAAGCAGCTCAAGCCCCTGGGGGTAGAGTTTATAGAGCAGCCGATGCGTGCCGACGACATGGAGGGTATGAAGCAAGTATACCAGCAGTCGGTGCTGCCGCTGATTGCCGATGAGAGCTGCATTACCGAAAGCGATGTGGCCAAGTGCGTGGGCCATTTCCATGGGGTAAACGTGAAGCTGGTGAAATGCGGGGGCCTGACGCCCGCCCGCCGTATGCTCAAGGAAGCACGTGAACTGGGGCTGAAAACCATGGTGGGCTGTATGACAGAGTCTACGGTGGGCATCTCGGCCATCGCGCAATTGCTGCCCATGCTCGATTTCGTGGACATGGACGGCCCGCTGCTCATCAGCAAGGACATTGCCCGCGGCATCACCATCGACGATGGCAAAATACGCTACAGCAGTGTCAACGGAACCGGCGCTGAGCTCATCGCTTAA
- a CDS encoding ROK family transcriptional regulator, translating to MSTLTSHTDYLETLNNVEKKKFLQKVKIIRHLYVKGARTNADICSRFNISSPTSMGLLGELISEGLVEKQGLGKSVGGRKPDLYGLRNHSLYVLSIDMDRFSTRMAIMDNNNNQVTPIRTYSYTLPEDLSGLDTFCTWVQELITSSGIDEQRLVGIGVSMPGLVASKEGDSRTYLRTDVLEESLQELLRRKLGKPVFIQNDVKSAALAELRFGQAKGKQDVLVISIDWGVGTGVIMDGRLRGGALGFAGEFGHIPLEENGTLCHCGKRGCLETRASGVALARTAREGIKSGQKSILSKLTEEELEQLEPQHVIDAAHQGDQFAISLLSETGVNLGKGIAILIQLFNPELVILGGKMAEAGQLITTPIQQSINTYCMAQLRESTSVALSTLGRQASMMGATATVLENILEQQLEQAR from the coding sequence ATGAGCACCTTAACTTCACATACCGATTATCTGGAGACCCTCAACAACGTTGAGAAGAAGAAGTTTTTACAGAAAGTAAAGATAATCAGACATCTGTACGTAAAAGGGGCTCGCACGAATGCCGATATTTGCTCTCGCTTCAACATCAGCTCCCCTACTTCTATGGGGTTATTAGGTGAATTAATCTCGGAGGGGCTGGTGGAGAAGCAGGGGCTCGGCAAATCAGTTGGCGGCCGCAAACCCGACCTCTACGGTCTTCGCAATCACTCCCTCTACGTCCTCAGTATCGACATGGACCGCTTTAGCACCCGCATGGCGATCATGGACAATAACAACAACCAGGTTACCCCCATCCGCACCTACAGCTATACCTTGCCGGAAGATTTAAGCGGACTGGATACCTTCTGTACCTGGGTGCAGGAGCTGATCACCTCCTCCGGGATTGACGAACAGCGTTTGGTGGGAATTGGTGTAAGCATGCCGGGCCTGGTAGCCAGCAAGGAGGGTGATTCCCGCACGTATCTGAGAACAGATGTGCTGGAGGAGTCGCTGCAGGAGTTGCTGCGCCGCAAATTGGGCAAGCCGGTGTTCATTCAGAACGACGTGAAAAGCGCCGCATTGGCCGAGCTCCGGTTCGGGCAGGCCAAGGGCAAACAGGACGTACTGGTGATTTCCATCGACTGGGGTGTCGGCACGGGCGTTATCATGGACGGCAGGCTGCGCGGCGGGGCTTTGGGCTTTGCCGGAGAGTTCGGCCACATACCCCTGGAAGAGAACGGCACCCTTTGCCACTGCGGTAAGCGCGGCTGCCTCGAAACGAGGGCCTCTGGCGTGGCCCTGGCCCGCACGGCGCGCGAAGGTATAAAATCCGGCCAGAAATCAATCTTAAGCAAACTAACCGAAGAAGAACTGGAGCAGCTGGAGCCGCAGCACGTGATAGATGCCGCACACCAGGGCGACCAGTTTGCCATAAGCCTGCTTTCCGAAACCGGAGTGAACCTGGGCAAAGGCATCGCCATCCTTATCCAGCTCTTTAATCCTGAGTTGGTCATACTGGGGGGCAAGATGGCAGAGGCCGGCCAGCTCATCACAACGCCCATCCAGCAGTCCATCAACACGTATTGCATGGCGCAGCTGCGCGAGTCTACCAGCGTCGCGCTTTCCACACTGGGGCGGCAGGCAAGTATGATGGGGGCCACGGCCACCGTGCTGGAGAATATATTAGAACAGCAGCTGGAACAGGCTCGCTAA
- a CDS encoding SusC/RagA family TonB-linked outer membrane protein: MKRFYQSTLLLLLLCWCGAAFAQQVSVSGTVTGADNSLPLPGVSVIVKGTTTGVTTAADGTFQVSVPGPGSVLMFRFLGYEVQEVKVGNQRVFNVRLNPDNKQLQEVVVTALGIQREERSLGYSTQEVKGEDLTLTKEQNVLGSLAGKVAGVQVTGSSGASMGGTQKIKIRGVNSITGGGQPLIVVDGTPISNANYSGSAGVDFGNLGQDVNPEDIESVNVLKGPAASALYGLRGQHGVIMITTKKGAKGAEKVTVQLNSAFSVERVGNIMPYQNMYGGGGSQNWRTLPNGEKYVDISYDESWGPKMDGTPVRQIFSFYPQDPTYGQLTPFVAHPDNIKDYYETGYNLNNGISVTGGSNKANYRISANDTRIEGVEPNTWLKRHNVSASLGVNLTEKLTASTNINYAGNKAQRPGQGSEDGSRYMGQWFQRNLDMNRLKNYRYDDGTFLHWNLGRPSTTTGEVNSYKPLYWNNPYFEAYENTTNDSRERVFGDVGLSYQVLPELKLSGFIRNDMYIQNIESRRAFGGKGQPGYSVGKYQNRETNYELMAQYSKEWGDFSLNAHIGTNLFEWRRSNLSMSTVGGLSTPGFYNIDASVDRPNTTSYLGRKQIMSGFGLVSIGYKDTYFVDASLRRDRSSTLPDPYVYPSVSGSLVFSELLHWNPLSFGKLRISYAEAGSDVDLYRTSLDYAVGGIYAGVNTVAIPNALNNPELQPAFAKSFETGIDLKFFQNRLGASFTYYQQRNKNEIINLDVSGASGYSSTFVNAGMIENKGIEVALTGTPVQSNLFTWETTFNLNRNRNKIIELYPGIEAYLLGSTSYSSTWSYLYAYEGKSFGSLVGQAYQRDEDTGKILLGANGVPLYTTATHDFGSVLPDFTGGFQNNFKVWKFDVGAMVDFQVGGQFFSRSKMLAVRTGLDPLTVATNDKGKNVRDAVADGGGVRVEGMYAPGTIITVNGEKVDVGGQDATVYVNPQTLYGTTARRIYEDWLYDASYIKLREVRVGYTFDKASLGNLPIESIGLALTARNPAMIWQKAPKGLDPSDLSTGSQSISWYESGQLPAVRSYGVNLNITF, translated from the coding sequence ATGAAAAGATTTTACCAGTCAACTTTACTGTTGCTGTTACTTTGCTGGTGCGGCGCTGCGTTTGCCCAGCAAGTTAGCGTGAGCGGCACGGTAACAGGCGCTGATAACAGCTTACCGCTGCCTGGTGTCAGTGTAATTGTAAAAGGCACGACCACAGGGGTAACCACCGCTGCCGATGGCACCTTTCAGGTAAGCGTGCCGGGCCCCGGTTCGGTTCTGATGTTCCGCTTTCTGGGCTATGAAGTACAGGAAGTAAAAGTAGGCAACCAGCGCGTGTTTAACGTGCGGTTAAATCCTGACAACAAACAACTGCAGGAAGTGGTGGTAACCGCTTTGGGCATCCAGCGGGAGGAACGCTCCCTTGGCTACTCCACTCAGGAGGTAAAAGGCGAAGACTTGACCCTTACCAAGGAGCAGAACGTGCTCGGCTCGCTGGCCGGTAAAGTAGCCGGTGTGCAGGTAACAGGTTCCTCCGGCGCCAGCATGGGCGGTACCCAGAAAATCAAAATCCGTGGCGTGAACTCCATCACAGGCGGTGGCCAGCCGCTGATTGTGGTAGACGGAACGCCTATCTCCAACGCTAACTACTCAGGCAGCGCGGGCGTTGACTTCGGTAACCTGGGGCAGGACGTGAACCCGGAGGATATCGAGTCGGTGAACGTGCTGAAAGGCCCGGCAGCTTCCGCCCTCTATGGTCTGCGTGGCCAGCACGGCGTGATCATGATCACCACCAAAAAAGGTGCTAAAGGCGCTGAAAAGGTGACTGTTCAACTAAATTCTGCCTTCTCTGTGGAGCGTGTGGGCAACATCATGCCGTACCAGAACATGTACGGCGGTGGCGGCAGCCAGAACTGGAGAACCTTGCCAAACGGCGAAAAGTATGTCGATATCTCCTATGACGAAAGCTGGGGCCCAAAGATGGACGGCACACCGGTTCGCCAGATCTTCAGCTTCTATCCGCAGGACCCTACATATGGTCAGTTGACTCCGTTTGTGGCGCATCCGGATAACATTAAGGATTACTACGAGACCGGCTATAACCTGAACAACGGCATCAGCGTGACAGGCGGCAGCAACAAGGCCAACTACCGCATCAGTGCCAACGACACCCGTATTGAAGGTGTAGAGCCAAATACTTGGTTAAAGCGCCACAACGTAAGCGCCAGCCTAGGTGTTAACCTCACCGAGAAGCTAACGGCCTCTACTAACATCAACTATGCCGGCAACAAAGCGCAGCGTCCGGGCCAGGGCTCTGAGGACGGCTCCCGCTACATGGGGCAGTGGTTCCAGCGAAACCTGGATATGAACCGCCTGAAAAACTACCGGTATGACGACGGCACATTCCTGCACTGGAACCTCGGCAGGCCCAGTACCACCACTGGCGAAGTAAACAGCTATAAGCCGTTATATTGGAACAACCCATACTTTGAGGCTTATGAGAATACCACCAACGACAGCCGCGAGCGTGTTTTCGGTGATGTAGGACTCTCCTACCAAGTGCTTCCTGAGCTGAAGCTAAGCGGTTTCATCCGAAACGACATGTACATCCAGAACATCGAATCCCGGAGAGCTTTCGGGGGCAAAGGTCAACCAGGGTACTCTGTTGGGAAATACCAGAACCGCGAGACAAACTACGAGTTGATGGCCCAATACTCTAAGGAGTGGGGCGACTTCTCCCTCAACGCCCACATAGGTACCAACCTGTTCGAGTGGAGAAGAAGCAACCTGAGCATGTCCACGGTGGGTGGTCTTTCCACCCCAGGCTTCTATAACATTGATGCCTCCGTAGACAGACCAAATACCACCTCTTATCTGGGCAGAAAACAAATTATGAGTGGTTTCGGACTTGTTTCGATAGGCTATAAGGACACCTACTTTGTCGATGCTTCCCTGAGAAGAGACCGCTCCTCTACTCTTCCTGACCCGTATGTGTACCCCTCTGTGTCGGGTAGCTTGGTATTCAGCGAGTTGCTGCACTGGAACCCACTGTCATTCGGTAAACTAAGGATAAGTTATGCCGAGGCAGGTTCAGATGTGGACCTATACAGAACTTCACTTGATTATGCTGTGGGCGGTATTTATGCTGGCGTAAACACCGTTGCTATCCCGAACGCGCTCAACAACCCAGAACTTCAGCCGGCCTTCGCCAAGTCCTTTGAGACGGGTATTGATCTGAAATTCTTCCAGAACCGCTTGGGCGCAAGCTTCACTTACTATCAGCAGCGCAACAAGAACGAGATTATCAATCTGGACGTGTCCGGCGCCAGTGGGTATTCCTCTACTTTTGTGAACGCCGGCATGATTGAGAACAAAGGTATAGAAGTTGCCTTGACCGGCACGCCCGTGCAGAGCAATCTGTTCACCTGGGAAACTACCTTTAACCTGAACAGAAACAGGAATAAGATTATAGAGTTATATCCTGGCATTGAGGCGTACCTGCTGGGTTCTACCTCTTATTCTAGTACCTGGAGCTACCTGTATGCCTATGAGGGCAAATCTTTTGGTTCGCTCGTAGGACAGGCCTATCAGCGCGACGAGGATACCGGCAAGATTCTGCTGGGTGCAAACGGGGTGCCGTTGTATACCACCGCCACGCATGACTTCGGCAGCGTGCTGCCAGACTTTACAGGCGGTTTCCAGAACAATTTCAAGGTATGGAAATTTGACGTAGGGGCTATGGTCGACTTCCAGGTGGGAGGACAGTTCTTCAGCCGCTCCAAAATGCTGGCTGTCAGAACAGGTCTTGACCCCCTCACCGTTGCAACTAACGACAAAGGTAAAAACGTGCGCGACGCTGTGGCCGATGGTGGCGGTGTGAGAGTAGAGGGGATGTACGCCCCGGGGACTATCATCACAGTAAACGGGGAGAAAGTGGACGTAGGCGGCCAGGATGCTACCGTTTATGTAAACCCGCAAACGCTGTATGGCACTACTGCCAGAAGAATTTATGAAGACTGGCTGTACGACGCATCTTACATCAAGCTAAGAGAGGTACGCGTAGGCTATACGTTTGATAAGGCTTCCTTGGGCAACCTGCCTATTGAGAGCATCGGCCTTGCCCTGACCGCCCGAAACCCTGCCATGATCTGGCAAAAAGCGCCAAAAGGACTCGACCCATCTGACTTGTCGACCGGTAGCCAGTCCATCAGCTGGTATGAGTCCGGCCAGTTGCCAGCTGTTCGCTCTTATGGTGTTAACCTGAACATTACCTTTTAA
- a CDS encoding D-alanyl-D-alanine carboxypeptidase: MSLLNQFYRYGMLCCLLLAMACSSKVPTASPEAARFGPAEIRKEVTESEVLRQSFVGFALYDPELGQMVVEHNADKYFVPASNTKLFTFYASHKMLGDSIAALKYVSRGDSLIFWGTGDPTFTHMDLKNTLAYDFLKNRPEKKLYYVEAPYTSTPFATNWGWDDYNYYYQPERNIFPIHGNVIKFYKEETAPFSTTPSYFKKKVVVDTAESKSNIAFVRGWRTNNITYRPRYAAEKFSTEVPFITSPEMTVTLLADTLKREVELLKAAVPQGGKIFYGLPTDTVLKRMLQVSDNLMAEQLMALCSGTLSDTLSIERAIKHVKATYLADLPDEPVWIDGSGLSSMNMFTPRSIIVLLQKLMEERPREKLFPMLANGGRPGTFRNIYKADVPFVFGKSGTLAHVHNQSGYIMTKSGKLLLYSFMNNNYKVPTSDIRNEMERIMTEVHNRY; this comes from the coding sequence ATGAGCCTGCTAAACCAGTTTTACAGATATGGGATGCTTTGCTGCCTGCTCCTGGCAATGGCCTGCAGCAGCAAGGTGCCTACCGCCTCGCCTGAGGCAGCCCGCTTTGGGCCTGCTGAGATCAGGAAAGAGGTGACCGAGTCGGAGGTGCTGCGGCAGAGCTTTGTGGGCTTTGCCCTGTATGACCCGGAACTGGGGCAGATGGTGGTGGAGCATAACGCCGATAAGTACTTTGTGCCAGCCTCTAATACTAAGCTGTTTACCTTCTATGCCAGCCATAAAATGCTCGGCGATTCCATTGCGGCGCTGAAGTACGTAAGCCGTGGCGACTCGCTTATCTTCTGGGGAACCGGCGACCCAACCTTCACCCACATGGACCTGAAGAACACCCTGGCTTACGACTTCCTGAAGAACCGTCCTGAGAAGAAGCTATACTATGTGGAGGCTCCTTACACCAGCACGCCCTTTGCCACCAACTGGGGTTGGGATGATTACAACTATTACTACCAGCCGGAACGAAACATTTTCCCGATCCATGGCAACGTGATCAAGTTTTACAAAGAGGAGACGGCGCCTTTCTCCACCACACCGTCATACTTTAAAAAGAAGGTTGTGGTGGATACCGCGGAGTCGAAATCGAATATAGCCTTTGTGAGAGGGTGGCGCACCAACAACATTACCTACCGCCCCCGCTATGCCGCTGAGAAGTTCTCTACCGAAGTGCCCTTTATCACCTCTCCGGAGATGACCGTGACGCTATTGGCGGATACCCTGAAGCGGGAGGTGGAGCTTCTGAAAGCTGCCGTGCCACAAGGGGGCAAGATTTTCTACGGGCTGCCAACGGATACTGTGCTTAAGCGCATGCTGCAGGTGAGCGACAACCTGATGGCCGAGCAACTCATGGCGCTCTGCTCCGGCACCCTCTCCGACACCCTGTCGATAGAGCGGGCCATCAAACATGTAAAAGCCACTTACCTGGCCGATCTGCCCGACGAGCCTGTGTGGATCGATGGGTCAGGGCTTTCCAGTATGAATATGTTCACGCCGCGAAGCATTATCGTGCTGCTGCAGAAGCTGATGGAGGAGCGCCCCCGTGAGAAACTCTTCCCGATGCTGGCTAATGGCGGCAGACCCGGCACATTCCGTAACATCTATAAGGCTGACGTGCCTTTCGTTTTTGGCAAGTCCGGTACGCTGGCGCATGTGCACAACCAGAGCGGCTACATTATGACCAAGAGCGGGAAGCTGCTGCTCTATAGCTTTATGAACAACAACTATAAGGTGCCCACCTCCGATATCCGCAACGAGATGGAACGCATCATGACGGAGGTGCACAACAGGTATTGA
- a CDS encoding aminotransferase class I/II-fold pyridoxal phosphate-dependent enzyme → MTSPAYTDHLPGRTVTINGEEFLYCSGTSYLGMACNQAFQELVVEGIRRYGTNYSSSRRSNLRLQVYGQVEEHLASISGAEAAVTMSSGFLMGQTLVQVLRNRGRFLYAPGAHPALWEIDRAAAQANADITFEAWAKWVVEEVQASEEERFILICNALDPLKARSYTFDWVAQLPAQKDIILVVDDSHGFGVIGPGGVGIYPQLLKYKNVEVVVGSSFGKALGIPAGFMLGSRQLVEQVKASPYFGGASPAIPAYLYAYLQAGEVIKEAQERLQQSIHTFLGQLQRQELFSYIPDYPVFSTLQESMAQHLNQHRILISNFRYPTAESAPIIRIILSSLHTPEDLQRLAEAVNQFSPNFVVN, encoded by the coding sequence ATGACCAGCCCCGCCTACACCGACCACCTGCCGGGCCGCACCGTGACCATCAATGGGGAGGAGTTCCTGTATTGCAGCGGCACCTCTTACCTGGGTATGGCCTGCAATCAGGCCTTTCAGGAGCTGGTGGTGGAGGGGATACGCCGCTACGGCACCAATTACTCCAGCTCGCGCCGCTCTAACCTGCGGCTGCAGGTATACGGGCAGGTAGAGGAACATCTGGCAAGCATAAGCGGTGCCGAGGCGGCCGTCACCATGTCGTCGGGCTTTCTGATGGGGCAGACGCTGGTGCAGGTGCTGCGCAACCGGGGGCGGTTCCTGTATGCCCCTGGCGCGCACCCGGCCCTGTGGGAAATTGACCGCGCCGCTGCCCAGGCCAACGCCGACATTACCTTTGAAGCGTGGGCAAAATGGGTGGTAGAGGAGGTGCAGGCATCGGAAGAGGAGCGTTTTATACTTATCTGCAACGCGCTGGACCCGTTGAAGGCCAGGAGCTATACGTTTGATTGGGTGGCCCAACTGCCCGCGCAGAAGGACATCATACTTGTCGTGGACGACTCGCACGGCTTTGGCGTGATAGGACCCGGTGGCGTGGGCATTTACCCACAGCTGCTAAAGTACAAGAATGTGGAAGTGGTGGTGGGAAGCTCGTTTGGAAAGGCGCTGGGCATTCCGGCCGGGTTTATGCTTGGCTCCCGCCAGTTAGTGGAGCAGGTGAAAGCAAGCCCATACTTTGGCGGGGCCTCACCGGCCATTCCGGCCTACCTGTACGCCTACCTGCAGGCAGGGGAGGTGATTAAGGAGGCGCAGGAGCGCCTGCAGCAAAGCATCCATACATTTCTGGGGCAACTGCAGCGGCAAGAGCTGTTCAGCTATATTCCGGATTACCCGGTGTTCAGCACCCTTCAGGAAAGTATGGCGCAGCACCTGAACCAGCACCGGATCCTGATTTCCAACTTCCGTTATCCCACCGCCGAGAGTGCTCCCATCATCCGCATCATCCTGAGCAGCCTGCATACCCCGGAGGACCTGCAGCGGTTGGCGGAGGCAGTAAACCAATTCTCTCCCAATTTTGTCGTAAATTAG